The Schistocerca gregaria isolate iqSchGreg1 unplaced genomic scaffold, iqSchGreg1.2 ptg001433l, whole genome shotgun sequence genomic sequence AAATAGAATCGACAGGAAAGTGATAGAtttgaatgaaaccaaggagaaataaGGCCAGATAAAATATTAAGGgttataaaatgtttaaaaaatagagAAGCAAGGAGGGGGCGTGATaaagttatatataaaaaaaaataggaaaaacaATATTTGGGTCAACAGATAAGAAAAAAATAGGATATATAGAATACAAGAGTGATCTAAGATAAGAGCATTTTTGATATCAAAAATTAGAAGATATGATTAGAACAAGATATAATGATTATAAATAGATTTAAACAAGCTGGAAAGGATTATTGTAACTGAGAGAACAAATAATGGGTATAATAGCCAGGTAAACTTAATAAATAGAAAAGATGGTGAAGGCCTATAGAGATTAATTGATCAAATACAATTTAATAGGAGAATAATATAAACATGTGACTTGTTTAATATGAGAGATAGAACAAAAGAGTTTAAATGGCTTGTGAGAATGTATATTGAAAAATGTCAATAAACAATGTGTATGTAAAATAGCTAATATTTATTGACAAAAGAAAATATTtagataaaaaattatatttggaCTATTAGATATGATGAACGGTGTTTAATAAGTTTTTGATAAAAGCGTTAGAAGAAAATATGAGAATTCGTTTTTATATTTTGATAATATATTAACGTATGATAATAAAAAaacgtttaaattaataaaatgttaaataaagaaataagataAGTTAAGATTAAGGCTAATGAAAAGAAGGATATAAACGGAAAGATAAATAACGGATAGTCAATGAATagtttaaatatttgaaattttgtaaaatcAATTTGTTTAACattaaatttaaaaagttttataggCCAAAAATATAGATGGATTAGAAGTATgataaataacaataatataattaaaaatgagaTTAGTATTTATATAATAATATACGACATATAGCATGCataagtaaaaagaaaaagatAGAGATAGTGTTTTAGAGAAATTAGTTatagaaaaaaaagtaaataaagtattaataatgcaaataataaaaagacaatgaaagagaaataaaacaaggtaaaaattaaaatatagagaGAAAGAAAGTCATATAAAAACTCAATAAGGGTTGATAAATATACAATAAACATTTTATTAGAAGTTTTATAATAGAATCAGGCAAATATAATGAAGACTAATGGAATATTAAGAAGAGAGTATTTAGTTATAtatgaaaaatctaaaaaaaagaaataaaatttggtagATAGAGATCATATATGGATAATGTGATACAATTGCGAATATGTAAATATCATGATATAGATATTGATATAAATGATTATTATAGATAATTATataggtaaaatatttaaagttttataaatttaaagatagataataaaatgaaatcttATTTGTGAGATGCTGTATAGAAAATATGCATAAAATATATTGAGCCAATATAACAGGTTGATAAAAGAGACAGAAGAGAAAATGGGATGAATGACAGAGGTGATAATTTAAATATATTAATAAAAGAGATAAATCAGAGAAATAATAATTATTAGAgagaataaataaattatatttggaGTAAAATAAAATAGCATAGAATGGACAAAAAAGGTTGTGAGGTAAAATTACCTATAGATAAGAGTCGCATCCGTTTTATTTTAAACCAGTTATATTAACGAACTTTTTTTTGAACACTTGAAGAATTATGGTTGACGTCTAGATGATACCACTGCACTTTTTTATAGGTGAGAATGCTGCACAAAAAAGGTAAATTATAGGTTGatagtgaaaaaataaaattataataatgataataggtTAAGACAaagaagaataaaacaaaagaCTATAACTAAAAGGGTTTTATGAGAGGTTTTACGAAGATTATAGATTGTGTATGATGTAGGAAAATATGGATTATAATATGATGTCTTGACAAATCAATGGATAATACGAAAGACTAGTCAATAATAAATATAGTTAAAAGAACAATTAATAATAAATATGGTTGTGTGGTAAATGTTTATAATTTTCACATAACCAGTAAACTATAAATTGAATAATTATAAGTCATACTAAGAGACTAAGAGAGGCGACAGATGAGATAGTGCTGTTGTCTAAATGTGGTTAAAAGAAAGACGATAAGATGATTGTAAAGATTACCAATTTTGGTAATCAATAACAGGTTTTAATCATAAAACAGAGTTATTGGTTAATAGAAAATAATATTGAATAGACACTGGAAAGAAAAAGTTGTCGAGTGATCTAAATATGAAGGCTTTGGGTAACTTTTTAGTAGTGGTTGTTGTATTAGCTGAGATTTCAATGTTTTTGACAGAGACGGATAATAATTCTTTGAAATTTGTGGCTGGGTTGAACAagctgttgagcaattcggataaAATAATACATGATTATTGTGATGACGAGAGAATATCGTGCAACAATGATAGTCAAATCAGTAGTGTTACGTTGTATAATATTGAGCCATCTGCTTTTCCTATAGGTATTACAGTAATTATTGATACATTAAATGAGTTAATGATAACATGGGCGAACCTAAAAGGTAATATTCCAAATGAAATTTACAACCTGAAGAAATTGCAATATCTGGATCTCAGAGAGAACAAAATTAATGGTAGTTTGAAAAGTAATATCAAGAATATAGATGAGTTAAACTATCTAAATTTATATGAATCAAATCTATCTGAATCGATACCAATGACCTATATTCATTGACCAAATTGCAACATCTGATATTAAGAGGAAATAACTTTAATGGTAATTTAAATGATAATATCAGAAATCTAAGTAAATTATTGGACCCTGTATGGATTAAATCTATCTGGATCGATACATGATAGTCTGTACTTACTAAATTGAAAGAGCTGAATTTGGGAGGGAACAAGTTTAATAGTAATTTAGATGATAATATTATAGATCAGAATAAATTACGTTACCTTAATTTAAGTGGATTAAATCTGTCTAGTCCGATATCTAATGGTCTGTATTCATTGACTGAATTAGAACATTTGAATCTTTCGAACAACAATATTAATGTTAGTTTATCTCCCGGTATTGGTAATCTGACTTAAATAATTTAGATCCGAGTTTTAATAAACTGAGTGGTGCTATGACAAATGAAATTGGTAATTTAGTTAATCTCATAAATTTAGAAGTGAGAGAGAATGAATTTGAAGGTGATATTCCTGATCTGAGTGGTCTGAAAAAATTGTTTAGTATGGACATTAGCTCGACAAAACACAGTCCGAATGTGAAATGTAATAATAAGATGTTATCTCTAGATAACAATAAGGATAATTGTTTGATTAGACCTGTGAGTGAACTATGCAATAATGTCACATTCTGTGAATACAGCAATAAGTCCATAGGTAAATTATCAGTTGATTCAATATTCTGTACATATGGGTTGAAGCCGATTGTTATGATGTTGATGTGTAGAACTGGAATAGAGATAATGTTAAATCAGAATTTGAAATTATGATATATAATATGTGTATACAAAATGATGATAGATGGATGAATTATCTAGgtatatataataataaaatataatttaaaatattgaTACCTAGTATATAGTGTTATTTCGGTTGTTGTTTAATACATATAAGAAAATAGATAATAATTGAGAGATACGAAGTTTGAAATGGATTAAAATACAAAACAGAGATAGTTTGAAATATTATGTAAGAGATATTATGAAATATATGTGATAAAATAGTGTTGATATAGATGATAGAAACATAATTAACGTGAATGTTTTGATATACATGTTTATTGTATAAGTGTTTATTATAGATTGATGTACTGATATGTTCTGTAGAGCTATACTAAGTTAATAATAGGATTTATAGGAAATGAATAGGGCAGTGGTGCGTGATAAAATTTCAAATATTAATAATATTGTGTAAATTTAGATAGTTTATTATTTGATTAAAAGAGTTCTGTGAATTATataatattgtttaatattgtagGGGAGATTTGTTGAAGATTGAATAGGGAAGAAGTGTTGTTTATAGATTATATAACATAAAATATGTGAATATGAGGTAGGGTTTTGATTGAAATAACCAAAAAAATGATGATTTAGTTATATAGGAATAGAAAGAGTAGGGTATAAGATCATATAGATGTGAGATATTGATATTAtgaatattgttgttattatttgctTATGTAGATTTAATGTAAAAAGAGAGATATAGAAATGAATAGAGTTTTGGAATAGTTTGAGGTAGAATAGAAATGAATGTATGTAATATATAGAATGTGAATAGAATATATAAAAGAGATAggtacatttatataaaaaaaaaataagtataTGAATTGAAATTGTAAATAGAGACAAAAAAACGAAACTAGAATATATATAGAACAGATATCCTGGTATTAGTGTATGACAAAGATAGATATAGAGGAAGATGAATAATGAAGATATATGAAGAGAAGTGTAGTTAATAGTTAGAGAGGTGAGAAAAAGAATAAGATAAAAATAATTGAGATAAATATAAAGTAAGTAACGAATATAGGAGATGAGATTTGTAGGGATAGAAGATAAGGAGAGATAGTTTGATTATGAAGATAAAAAATAATAGAAgagaaaagtaatatatatatattaaacaggTTGAGTGTATATAGATAGTATGAATAGGGATAGATAGCAGATAATATGAACAGGAATAAATAACATGATATAGTGAAGAGTATTTAGGTAATATTGTGTATCTGTGTATATATAGAGAAACATGATGTTGTATGGGTGTGCATGATAAGTGTGTATTGTGAATGATATTGTTTAATATTGTAGGTGATTTATTGAAAGTTGAGCAAGAAAAGTTGTTATTTATAGATTAGAATGTGAAATATGTGAATATGAGGTAGATGTTGACTGAAATGATCaaagtaatttatttagataaAATAAGAGTATATAAGAGCATATAGATATGATATATTGATATTATAAATATTGTTACTATTTGTTTATTATATATGTTTAATGTAATTATGAGAAAGGTAGTCAACATGAATATGAACTAAATGTAGAAGTGAATAGCATTAGATAATAGTCAGGTTAATTAGATTAGTCAAACCACCAATCTCGGACGATAAACTGTCATTAATATTGTTTTTAGCAAGATTCAGATATTGCAATTGAGTCGATAAATATAGACTGTCAAGTATATTACCATACAAGCCTAAATCATTTAATTTGAAACACCAATTCTCTCAGGTTTATAATATTGGTACTCAAACGACCgctaaaattatttctttgcagactcagatatttcaattttttcagttcatagattcaacttagaatatTGTCTCTCAGATCTATGTACAACGTCAAACTTTCTAGTGCGCCTTTAACTATCCTGATGTTTACAGGAAAAGCAGACAGCCTTATAATTAATTCGATATAAGTGATATAACTATCataattacaaaacaaacattttggGGTTTTCTTAACAATTATCCTCCAAAATTATTTCACTGATAAGCAGCTTGTTCAACTCTACCATAAATATCTTTGAAGCATTCTTATCCGAATTGATCCAAAAATCTTCTGAAATTTCGACCATTATAAACGATAATATCGACAAATTGCTCATCACCTTCATATTTGATCTTACCAAAGACAAATTGTTACCGATCATTTTG encodes the following:
- the LOC126332184 gene encoding uncharacterized protein LOC126332184; protein product: MKALGNFLVVVVVLAEISMFLTETDNNSLKFVAGLNKLLSNSDKIIHDYCDDERISCNNDSQISSVTLYNIEPSAFPIGITVIIDTLNELMITWANLKGNIPNEIYNLKKLQYLDLRENKINGSLKSNIKNIDELNYLNLYESNLSESIPMTYIH